The Meriones unguiculatus strain TT.TT164.6M chromosome 9, Bangor_MerUng_6.1, whole genome shotgun sequence genome window below encodes:
- the LOC110558292 gene encoding thioredoxin domain-containing protein 17-like — protein MATFNEVSVSGFKEFDNAVKEHQGKTIFAYFSGSKDTEGKSWCPDCVEAEPVVREGLKHVTEDCVFVFIYCQVGDRDYWKDPNNYFRQKLKLTAVPTLLKYGTPQKLVESECLQANLVEMIFSED, from the coding sequence ATGGCCACCTTTAACGAGGTTAGCGTGTCCGGCTTCAAAGAGTTTGATAATGCTGTAAAGGAGCACCAGGGCAAGACCATTTTTGCCTATTTCAGTGGTTCTAAGGATACTGAAGGGAAGAGCTGGTGTCCGGACTGCGTGGAAGCTGAGCCAGTCGTTCGAGAGGGGTTGAAACATGTTACTGAAGACTGCGTGTTCGTGTTCATCTACTGCCAAGTAGGAGACAGAGATTACTGGAAAGACCCAAATAATTACTTCAGACAAAAACTAAAATTAACTGCAGTGCCTACACTCCTTAAATATGGAACACCTCAAAAACTTGTGGAGTCTGAGTGCCTTCAGGCCAACCTCGTAGAGATGATCTTCTCCGAAGATTAG